The bacterium DNA segment CTATGTTCTTAACCCTGGCGGAGCATTCAGCACACGCTTCGGTGGAAATATTTTTTATATTATCGTGGCGATTCTTGCTTCGGCCTTCGTCGTGGTTTATCTAAATAAATCCATCGACGGCAATAAATGGCTTAAAACAGCCCTTTTTGTTATTCTCGCCGGTGCTATGGGTAATCTTATCGACAGATTTAGAGTCGGTCAGGTCGTGGATTGGCTCGATTTTGGCTGGGATGCAACCCGATGGCCTACTTTTAATATCGCCGATTCCGCAATTGTATTGGGCCTTATAATACTTATCTTTACCGGTTCCCAAGAGGATTCTGCAGCTTCGAAAGAAGAAAGTAAAGGTATTCAAGATGACGGAAAAGCAAGTGACAATCGTGGTTCCAGAGGAAATACCTCCGACGAGGCTAGATATCTATCTGGGAGCGACCTCGTTGAACCTGAGCCGGAACCAAATACAGAAGCTAATAAGGGATAAAAGGATACAGATACCCGGGAAGGGTATCAAACCGGCTTTTATTCTTATCGGCGGTGAGACAATTCTTGTCGAAA contains these protein-coding regions:
- the lspA gene encoding signal peptidase II produces the protein MKKWTPGLILLAIIIALDQVTKIWIQNNVRPHEGVQVLGNFFRITYVLNPGGAFSTRFGGNIFYIIVAILASAFVVVYLNKSIDGNKWLKTALFVILAGAMGNLIDRFRVGQVVDWLDFGWDATRWPTFNIADSAIVLGLIILIFTGSQEDSAASKEESKGIQDDGKASDNRGSRGNTSDEARYLSGSDLVEPEPEPNTEANKG